A region from the Fusarium verticillioides 7600 supercont3.26 genomic scaffold, whole genome shotgun sequence genome encodes:
- a CDS encoding GTP cyclohydrolase I: MASSKNGSVLSKKREPNDDTVSSLISDNLSQDGHKSRKRHKLDSLGATADIAILCAPNQSKKSPGPLTDCGDSSTNTRTVQGDSPEQAALLLEKMQGAVRTLLECIGEDPERDGLLNTPSRYAKALLFLTKGYHASVENVVNNALFHEGDNEMVIMHIGYIPSDTVIGLSKLPRVAEIFSRRLQIQERLTKQVAHAIMDTLKPQGVAVIMESSHLCMVMRGVEKTSATTLTSCMLGCFKHKSKTRNEFMHYVGVNR, from the exons ATGGCTAGTTCAAAAAACGGTAGCGTCCTCTCTAAGAAGCGAGAGCCCAACGATGACACTGTCTCTTCCCTAATCAGCGACAATTTATCGCAAGATGGGCACAAAAGCCGGAAAAGGCACAAGCTCGACAGCCTTGGGGCTACTGCTGATATTGCAATTTTGTGTGCCCCCAATCAGTCCAAGAAGTCGCCCGGCCCATTGACCGATTGTGGAGATTCTT CGACAAATACTAGAACTGTCCAAGGAGACAGTCCAGAACAGGCCGCCTTACTCCTAGAAAAGATGCAAGGTGCTGTGCGAACTTTGTTGGAGTGCATCGGTGAGGATCCTGAACGTGACGGCCTCCTGAATACACCTTCGCGTTATGCCAAGGCATTGCTGTTCTTGACCAAAGGCTACCATGCCAGTGTGGAAAATGTTGTGAATAACGCGCTATTCCATGAAGGCGATAACGAGATGGTCATT ATGCACATTGGTTATATCCCCTCTGATACCGTCATTGGCCTCTCAAAGCTTCCTCGAGTCGCTGAGATATTCTCTCGTCGCTTACAGATTCAGGAGCGCCTGACGAAGCAAGTCGCTCATGCCATTATGGACACCCTCAAGCCTCAAGGTGTGGCCGTCATCATGGAGTCTAGTCACCTGTGCATGGTGATGCGCGGCGTTGAGAAGACCAGTGCCACGACTCTGACAAGCTGCATGTTGGGATGTTTCAAGCATAAGAGTAAGACTCGAAATGAGTTCATGCATTATGTGGGAGTGAACAGATAA
- a CDS encoding hypothetical protein (At least one base has a quality score < 10) — MNTTSQNGAITGETHKRFVKVATLLSLIDPVRGEPTVHSLDMHPHENARKMESLQKKFLDSFALISSTSAKSGETASAVCMEQGHPTGTVLRLARNLGVPQQLLQSLNDVLDDLTAAYSPELPIQQKEHQLLLKIVDLTRLRIESILHRLRDPKTQQCTEKVVDNLKKDTAFCDDPEKAGFVTWMERLPVLMSLEPNADSAVLVPYIKWASRAKWVYSEHLEALFCPGEEELPDWVFQIYKLGRYFAAAKAMIKLAIKQPFLFTSIHIEVINAPDQERFTLGNDLAALKTVLQKLTDVDHDKLMSQLGQIWLTEDPELRFRQACRLTLTVHAEMQILGFYDHHPKLTPRLAFMGTSKKTCFLCHRFMSRHPLQMSASASHQKLYPSWNPAPCFISNVRKRHKTLLWELSRHLEETTARDLETRLGIRRRKNLDSTAGPSLTTSGSTASDWWTSGLAHPNNILDLDPSV, encoded by the exons ATGAATACAACGTCACAAAACGGTGCCATCACTGGCGAGACTCACAAGCGCTTTGTTAAAGTAGCAACCCTACTGTCTCTAATTGACCCGGTCCGAGGTGAACCGACAGTACATAGTCTCGACATGCACCCGCATGAAAATGCGCGAAAAATGGAAAGTCTTCAAAAGAAATTCCTCGATTCATTCGCTCtaatctcttcaacttctgccAAAAGCGGCGAGACAGCTTCAGCTGTGTGTATGGAACAAGGGCATCCCACAGGAACAGTCTTGCGACTTGCTCGCAACCTTGGTGTACCTCAACAGTTACTTCAGTCTCTAAATGACGTATTGGATGACCTTACTGCTGCCTATTCCCCAG AACTGCCAATTCAGCAGAAAGAACATCAACTCCTACTCAAGATTGTCGATCTTACACGCCTGAGAATTGAAAGCATTTTGCATAGACTTCGTGATCCAAAAACTCAACAGTGCACTGAGAAAGTGGTCGACAACCTGAAAAAGGACACTGCCTTCTGCGACGACCCGGAAAAGGCCGGCTTCGTGACCTGGATGGAACGTCTTCCGGTTCTGATGTCTCTTGAACCCAACGCTGATTCTGCCGTTTTGGTTCCTTACATTAAGTGGGCATCGCGGGCGAAATGGGTCTACTCTGAGCATCTTGAGGCATTATTCTGCCCAGGTGAAGAGGAATTACCGGACTGGGTCTTTCAGATATACAAGCTTGGTCGATACTTTGCAGCAGCTAAAGCGATGATCAAATTGGCGATCAAGCAGCCGTTCCTTTTTACATCGATTCATATTGAAGTGATCAATGCCCCAGACCAAGAACGTTTCACCTTGGGAAACGATTTAGCAGCGTTGAAGACAGTACTGCAGAAGCTCACCGATGTCGACCATGACAAGCTCATGTCTCAGCTAGGCCAAATATGGCTCACCGAGGACCCTGAGCTACGATTCCGCCAGGCTTGCCGTTTGACATTGACAGTACATGCAGAGATGCAAATACTCGGTTTTTATGACCACCATCCTAAACTGACGCCTCGACTTGCTTTCATGGGAACGAGTAAGAAGACCTGCTTCTTGTGTCATCGCTTCATGTCCCGCCACCCACTGCAAATGAGCGCATCAGCAAGTCACCAGAAGCTGTATCCATCGTGGAACCCTGCTCCGTGCTTCATATCCAATGTGCGCAAACGCCATAAAACACTACTTTGGGAGCTCAGCAGACATTTGGAAGAAACTACTGCTCGCGATCTCGAAACAAGGTTGGGAATTCGTCGCCGGAAAAATCTAGATTCAACAGCAGGTCCATCGCTTACAACATCTGGAAGTACTGCTTCAGATTGGTGGACTAGTGGATTGGCACATCCTAACAACATACTGGACCTGGATCCTTCTGTTTAA